The following proteins come from a genomic window of Mycobacterium sp. DL:
- a CDS encoding universal stress protein, whose translation MGIDGSQSAVDAALWAIDEAVEADAPLRLVSVIEPTGQSEIDPRDQARRMATAEVAVRYALTAVESTERPVAIELEILQGRPVQALLEAARSAVVLCVGARGLKHATQGRIGSTAAALSAAARCPVAIVRTHRPHSGRSRAVVIEVDEPSEIDSVLHRGLDAARRRGAPVRVLTTGRMRSDAHAQWQRRLAEWQHRYPDLDIASVSTQEGALDYITAHADSIQLVVIGRRRRGGVGAFVGAPGNVALRDTDCSIMVCEPNNAL comes from the coding sequence GTGGGAATCGACGGCTCACAGTCAGCTGTCGATGCCGCGTTGTGGGCGATCGACGAGGCCGTCGAGGCAGATGCCCCCCTGCGTCTGGTCTCGGTGATCGAGCCGACCGGTCAGTCGGAGATCGATCCGCGCGACCAGGCGCGCCGGATGGCCACCGCCGAGGTGGCGGTGCGCTACGCGCTGACCGCGGTGGAGTCGACCGAACGGCCCGTCGCCATCGAGCTCGAGATCCTCCAGGGACGGCCGGTCCAGGCGCTACTGGAAGCCGCCCGCTCCGCAGTCGTGCTGTGCGTGGGTGCGCGGGGACTCAAACACGCCACCCAGGGCCGGATCGGTTCGACTGCTGCGGCGTTGTCGGCCGCGGCGAGGTGCCCGGTGGCGATCGTGCGGACACATCGCCCTCACAGTGGTCGGAGCCGAGCAGTAGTGATCGAGGTCGACGAACCTTCGGAAATCGATTCGGTGCTGCATCGCGGCCTGGATGCAGCACGACGCCGAGGAGCTCCGGTGCGCGTCCTCACGACCGGGCGGATGCGTTCCGATGCTCACGCACAGTGGCAGCGCCGGCTCGCCGAGTGGCAGCACCGTTATCCCGATCTCGACATCGCCTCAGTGAGCACCCAGGAGGGCGCACTGGACTACATCACCGCGCACGCCGACTCGATTCAGCTGGTTGTCATCGGCCGTCGACGTCGCGGTGGGGTCGGGGCGTTTGTCGGGGCACCCGGC
- a CDS encoding alpha/beta fold hydrolase: MGSEMAGHVKPPILFLHGVFGKPSLLEPWRVYFEARGFEVHAPALPGRDPTRDDVLAATGIQDCFDVVLAAYDRLSSPPIVIGHSMGGLLTQKLAAARSPRAAVLLASIPPGILWPQVKVLPHLFPLLPRILAGRAFFPSERTLRRVPLSTLSTAEQDALIPELVRDSGRVFREMSMGAPSTRVDAAQVACPVLCVSAGQDRNVAQWISRRIAARYRAEHQVHPGLPHWIIAESAVDEVAPPVLTWLNVTLNLTG, translated from the coding sequence ATGGGCTCTGAGATGGCCGGACACGTCAAGCCACCAATCCTGTTCCTGCACGGTGTGTTCGGGAAACCGTCGCTACTGGAACCGTGGCGCGTGTACTTCGAGGCCAGAGGCTTCGAAGTGCACGCCCCGGCACTGCCCGGCAGGGATCCGACGCGCGACGACGTGCTCGCCGCGACCGGCATCCAGGACTGTTTCGACGTGGTCCTGGCCGCCTACGACCGGTTGAGCAGTCCGCCGATCGTGATCGGTCACAGCATGGGCGGCCTTCTTACTCAAAAGCTCGCGGCGGCGCGCTCGCCACGCGCAGCGGTGTTGCTGGCATCGATCCCACCGGGGATTCTGTGGCCGCAGGTGAAAGTTCTTCCGCACCTGTTCCCGTTGCTGCCGCGAATCCTGGCGGGGCGGGCGTTCTTTCCGTCGGAGCGCACCCTTCGAAGAGTCCCTTTGAGCACGTTGTCGACCGCCGAGCAGGACGCGTTGATCCCAGAGTTGGTCCGGGACTCGGGTCGAGTCTTCCGGGAGATGTCGATGGGCGCCCCGTCAACCCGGGTCGACGCCGCGCAGGTGGCCTGCCCCGTACTTTGTGTCAGCGCGGGACAGGACCGGAACGTCGCGCAATGGATCTCACGACGAATCGCGGCACGCTACCGGGCCGAGCATCAAGTGCATCCCGGGCTTCCGCATTGGATCATCGCCGAGTCAGCGGTTGACGAGGTCGCGCCGCCCGTCCTGACATGGCTGAACGTCACGCTGAATTTGACTGGCTAG
- a CDS encoding ANTAR domain-containing protein — MTDQAGMEAAHLRVAELVQGLHNRPDTDSETVVAELAEHAAAEIPGAQYAGITLTRNAKEIETPAATHHWPLLLDKIQQRHLEGPCLTAAWEEKTIHVVDLKTDDRFPKYREDALAETPIRSIMAFQMFIAGKTLGALNVYSEQPGVFDAESRNFGLIFAAHSSVAWNSARRDEQFRRALSSRDVIGQAKGMVMERYGVSAVQAFDLLRKLSQDSNVPLIQIATDLVASTQSPESTGTDQSLSLKASQSNSA; from the coding sequence GTGACGGATCAAGCCGGCATGGAGGCTGCGCACCTGCGCGTCGCCGAACTGGTGCAGGGGCTGCACAACAGACCCGATACCGATTCCGAAACCGTGGTGGCCGAGCTGGCTGAGCACGCCGCTGCCGAGATTCCCGGCGCGCAGTACGCGGGGATCACGCTCACCCGTAACGCCAAGGAGATCGAGACCCCGGCCGCGACCCATCATTGGCCGCTGCTCCTGGACAAAATCCAGCAGCGCCACCTCGAGGGGCCGTGCCTGACGGCTGCGTGGGAAGAGAAGACCATCCACGTCGTCGATCTGAAGACCGACGACCGGTTCCCGAAATACCGCGAAGACGCGCTCGCCGAGACTCCCATCCGGTCGATCATGGCGTTCCAGATGTTCATCGCCGGCAAGACGCTCGGTGCCCTGAACGTCTACTCCGAGCAACCCGGGGTGTTCGACGCGGAATCGCGCAACTTCGGGCTGATCTTCGCGGCGCACTCGTCGGTCGCGTGGAACTCCGCACGCCGTGACGAACAGTTCCGCCGGGCGCTGTCGAGCCGCGACGTCATCGGCCAGGCCAAAGGCATGGTCATGGAGCGCTACGGCGTCAGCGCGGTTCAGGCGTTCGATCTGCTGCGCAAGCTCTCGCAGGATTCGAATGTCCCCCTGATTCAGATCGCTACCGACCTGGTCGCCAGCACGCAGTCCCCGGAGTCCACGGGCACTGATCAGTCGCTGTCTCTGAAAGCTAGCCAGTCAAATTCAGCGTGA
- a CDS encoding DUF1990 domain-containing protein, with protein MKLSALSGKPLTYTEVGATAGNMPTGYHHLHKSSVIGRGRDRFETAAGQGMAWGMLRGAGLRVTATTPVAQIGAEVLVHLGPVVAPCRVVYVVDEPDRRGFAYGTLPGHAESGEELFLVRYDPATEDVIAEVVAFSRHATWWSRLGAPVTSLVQRRVTDRYLRAL; from the coding sequence GTGAAGTTGAGCGCTCTATCAGGCAAGCCGCTGACCTACACCGAGGTGGGGGCGACCGCGGGGAACATGCCTACCGGGTATCACCACCTGCACAAGTCATCGGTGATCGGCCGCGGTCGCGACCGCTTCGAGACGGCCGCCGGACAAGGCATGGCCTGGGGCATGCTTCGCGGTGCCGGTCTGCGCGTGACGGCCACGACGCCGGTCGCCCAGATCGGCGCCGAGGTTCTCGTGCACCTCGGCCCCGTGGTGGCCCCGTGCCGGGTCGTCTACGTCGTCGACGAGCCCGACCGCCGCGGATTCGCCTACGGGACACTGCCCGGGCACGCCGAATCCGGCGAGGAACTCTTCCTGGTCCGTTACGACCCCGCCACCGAGGACGTCATCGCCGAGGTGGTCGCGTTCTCCCGGCACGCCACCTGGTGGAGCCGGCTGGGCGCTCCGGTCACCTCCCTGGTTCAGCGGCGGGTCACCGACCGCTACCTGCGGGCACTGTGA
- a CDS encoding aldo/keto reductase has translation MRLTGQGVWGPPADPDECIRVLRRAAELGVDFIDTADSYGPYVSEELIRQALHPYDGIVVATKAGLLRTGPDQWPPLGYPAYLRQQCEMSLRRLGVDTIDLFQLHRIDTKFPAEDQIGELVALQQEGKIRHIGLSEVSAEQLTAARAVTPIASVQNMYNLTARDAEPVLDACETDGIAFIPWFPLAAGPLAAADGPLQRIAADHDASPSQLALAWLLKRSPVMVPIPGTSKVAHLEENVAAAQIELTDAEFETLSSAGAAQG, from the coding sequence ATGCGGCTGACCGGCCAGGGCGTGTGGGGTCCGCCTGCTGACCCGGACGAATGCATCAGGGTGCTGCGCCGAGCCGCGGAGCTCGGAGTCGACTTCATCGACACCGCAGATTCCTACGGTCCCTACGTATCCGAAGAGCTGATCCGCCAGGCGCTGCACCCCTACGACGGGATCGTCGTCGCGACGAAGGCCGGCCTGCTGCGCACCGGCCCGGACCAGTGGCCGCCGCTCGGTTACCCGGCGTACCTGCGTCAGCAGTGCGAGATGAGCCTGCGCCGCCTCGGAGTGGACACCATCGACCTGTTCCAGCTGCATCGCATCGACACCAAATTTCCCGCCGAGGACCAGATCGGCGAACTCGTCGCGTTGCAGCAGGAGGGCAAGATCCGCCACATCGGGCTGTCCGAGGTCAGTGCGGAACAGCTCACTGCCGCCCGAGCGGTCACGCCGATCGCCTCGGTGCAGAACATGTACAACCTCACCGCACGTGACGCCGAACCCGTGCTCGACGCCTGCGAAACAGATGGCATCGCGTTCATCCCGTGGTTCCCGCTGGCCGCCGGGCCGCTCGCGGCCGCCGACGGGCCGCTGCAGCGCATCGCCGCCGACCACGACGCCAGCCCCTCGCAGCTGGCGTTGGCGTGGCTGCTGAAGCGCTCGCCGGTGATGGTGCCCATCCCCGGCACGTCGAAGGTGGCGCACCTGGAGGAGAACGTGGCCGCCGCCCAGATCGAACTCACCGACGCGGAGTTCGAGACGCTGAGCAGCGCCGGGGCAGCCCAGGGATGA
- a CDS encoding PaaI family thioesterase, with product MSSHEPVDAPVGGGFNPPAPTTHGGPDYGRFVAAVRALQDHARAADAPDQIITEAADLIEAASRLLAPYDADEWSSPSGRRLDLPNRGNILQVPVDLHVTEDGRISGVAQFRRFHLGRNGAAHGGSVAHLFDSLLGFTAFKLSRNRAQRTAFLHVDYRKIAPVEKQLQVEATIDEIVGRKIFVSGRLLDGSDVLAEAHSLFVMLKPGQP from the coding sequence GTGAGTTCCCATGAACCCGTCGATGCACCCGTGGGCGGGGGATTCAATCCGCCGGCACCGACGACCCACGGCGGGCCGGACTACGGGCGCTTCGTCGCAGCCGTGCGCGCACTGCAGGACCATGCCCGTGCGGCCGACGCTCCCGACCAGATCATCACCGAAGCCGCCGACTTGATCGAGGCGGCGTCGAGGCTGCTCGCCCCCTACGACGCCGACGAATGGTCCTCCCCGTCGGGGCGCAGGCTGGACCTGCCGAATCGCGGGAACATCCTGCAGGTCCCGGTGGACCTGCACGTCACCGAGGATGGCCGGATCAGCGGTGTCGCTCAGTTCCGCCGCTTCCACCTGGGCCGCAACGGCGCAGCGCACGGCGGATCCGTGGCGCATCTGTTCGATTCGCTGCTGGGTTTCACGGCGTTCAAGCTCAGCCGCAACCGGGCGCAACGCACCGCGTTCCTGCATGTCGACTACCGCAAGATCGCCCCGGTGGAGAAGCAACTCCAGGTCGAGGCGACCATCGACGAGATCGTGGGCCGCAAGATCTTCGTCTCCGGCCGCCTGCTCGACGGCAGCGATGTGCTCGCCGAGGCCCATTCGCTGTTCGTGATGCTCAAGCCGGGGCAGCCATGA
- a CDS encoding TIGR02611 family protein — MSEGRRVGFTRRWARWRDRLRERRVADLVYRIIVGVVGLLVLAVGIIAIPYPGPGWAIVFVGLAILATEFDWARKLLAYARERYDAAMAWFKEQGLWVQLLGAVFTAAIVLATLWLFGALGWAAGLVGIEHDWLDSPIGIGS; from the coding sequence ATGAGCGAGGGCAGACGTGTCGGTTTCACCCGCCGGTGGGCGCGCTGGCGCGATCGACTGCGCGAGCGACGCGTGGCCGACCTGGTGTATCGCATCATCGTCGGCGTGGTCGGCCTGCTGGTCCTTGCCGTGGGCATCATCGCCATCCCGTACCCGGGCCCGGGCTGGGCGATCGTCTTCGTCGGCCTGGCGATCCTGGCGACCGAATTCGACTGGGCCCGGAAACTGCTGGCGTATGCGCGGGAGCGCTACGACGCCGCGATGGCGTGGTTCAAGGAGCAGGGCCTGTGGGTGCAGTTGCTGGGCGCGGTGTTCACGGCTGCCATCGTGCTGGCCACGCTGTGGTTGTTCGGCGCGCTCGGCTGGGCGGCGGGGTTGGTCGGCATCGAGCACGATTGGCTGGATAGCCCTATTGGTATCGGGTCGTGA
- the thrS gene encoding threonine--tRNA ligase: protein MSAPANPAPAAPIRVAAGTTAGQAVRDAGLPARGEPDAVVVVRDPDGRLRDLAWVPDADIEVTPVAADTEDGRSVIRHSAAHVLAQAVQGLFPDAKLGIGPPITDGFYYDFDVTEPFTPEDLEALEKRMRQIVKEGQLFSRRVFESKDEARDELAGEPYKLELVDDKSGDPEVMEVGGDELTAYDNLNPRTRERVWGDLCRGPHIPTTRYIPAFKLTRSSAAYWRGDQNNASLQRVYGTAWESQEALDRHLELIEEAQRRDHRKLGVELDLFSFPDEIGSGLPVFHPKGGIVRRELEDYSRRKHIEAGYEFVNTPHITKAQLFHTSGHLDWYADGMFPPMQIDAEFNEDGTVRKPGQDYYLKPMNCPMHCLIYRARGRSYRELPLRAFEFGAVYRYEKSGVVHGLTRVRGLTMDDAHIFCTRDQMRDELRSLLSFILELLGDYGLDDFYLELSTKDPKKFVGSDEIWEEATNTLAEVAAESGLELVPDPGGAAFYGPKISVQARDALGRSWQMSTIQLDFNFPDRFELEYTAADGTRQRPVMIHRALFGSIERFFGILTEHYAGAFPAWLSPVQVVAIPVADGHVAYLDDVVAQLRKRGIRAEVDASDDRMAKKIVNHTNQKVPFMLLAGDRDVEADAVSFRFGDRTQINGVPRDKAVEAIVDWVTRRENATPTAELVVVDTDAGEG from the coding sequence ATGAGCGCCCCCGCCAACCCTGCCCCAGCAGCCCCGATCCGGGTCGCTGCCGGGACGACCGCAGGGCAGGCGGTTCGCGACGCCGGCTTGCCTGCCAGGGGGGAACCAGACGCCGTCGTGGTCGTACGCGACCCCGACGGGCGACTGCGTGATCTGGCGTGGGTCCCCGACGCCGACATCGAGGTCACCCCCGTTGCGGCCGACACCGAGGACGGAAGAAGCGTCATCCGCCACTCGGCCGCCCACGTCCTCGCCCAGGCGGTGCAGGGGCTGTTCCCCGATGCCAAACTCGGGATCGGCCCGCCCATCACCGACGGCTTCTACTACGACTTCGATGTCACCGAGCCTTTCACCCCCGAAGATCTCGAGGCGCTCGAGAAGCGGATGCGTCAGATCGTCAAGGAAGGCCAGCTGTTCTCCCGCCGCGTCTTCGAGTCCAAGGACGAGGCCCGCGACGAGCTCGCCGGTGAGCCCTACAAATTGGAACTCGTCGACGACAAGTCCGGCGACCCCGAGGTCATGGAGGTCGGTGGGGACGAGCTCACCGCCTACGACAACCTCAACCCCCGCACCCGCGAACGGGTTTGGGGCGACCTGTGCCGCGGGCCGCACATCCCCACCACGCGCTACATCCCGGCGTTCAAACTGACCCGCAGCTCGGCGGCGTACTGGCGCGGCGATCAGAACAACGCGAGCCTGCAGCGCGTCTACGGCACCGCCTGGGAGTCGCAGGAAGCGCTCGACCGTCACCTCGAGCTCATCGAGGAAGCGCAGCGCCGCGACCACCGCAAGCTCGGCGTCGAGCTGGATCTGTTCAGCTTCCCCGACGAGATCGGTTCGGGCTTACCGGTATTCCACCCCAAGGGTGGAATCGTGCGTCGCGAACTCGAAGACTACTCGCGCCGCAAGCACATCGAGGCCGGCTACGAGTTCGTCAACACCCCGCACATCACCAAGGCGCAGCTGTTCCACACTTCCGGACACCTGGACTGGTACGCCGACGGCATGTTCCCGCCGATGCAGATCGACGCCGAGTTCAACGAGGACGGCACGGTGCGCAAGCCGGGCCAGGACTATTACCTCAAACCGATGAACTGCCCGATGCACTGCCTGATCTACCGTGCCCGGGGCCGGTCCTACCGCGAACTCCCGTTGCGCGCCTTCGAGTTCGGTGCGGTGTACCGCTACGAGAAATCGGGTGTGGTCCACGGGCTGACCAGGGTGCGCGGGCTGACGATGGACGACGCCCACATCTTCTGCACCCGGGATCAGATGCGCGACGAGCTCAGGTCGCTGCTGAGCTTCATCCTCGAGTTGCTCGGCGACTACGGGCTCGACGACTTCTACCTCGAACTGTCCACCAAGGACCCCAAGAAATTCGTCGGTTCCGACGAGATCTGGGAGGAGGCCACCAACACGCTGGCCGAGGTGGCCGCCGAGTCTGGGCTCGAACTGGTGCCCGACCCGGGGGGCGCCGCGTTCTACGGCCCCAAGATCTCGGTGCAGGCCCGCGACGCGCTCGGTCGCAGCTGGCAGATGTCGACCATCCAGCTCGACTTCAACTTCCCGGACAGATTCGAACTGGAGTACACCGCCGCCGACGGCACGCGGCAGCGGCCGGTGATGATCCATCGCGCGCTGTTCGGCTCGATCGAGCGGTTCTTCGGCATCCTCACCGAGCACTACGCCGGCGCTTTCCCGGCCTGGCTGTCCCCGGTGCAGGTGGTCGCGATCCCGGTGGCCGACGGCCACGTCGCCTACCTCGACGACGTGGTGGCACAGCTGCGCAAGCGCGGCATCCGCGCCGAGGTCGACGCCAGCGACGACCGGATGGCCAAGAAGATCGTCAACCACACCAACCAGAAGGTGCCGTTCATGCTGCTCGCGGGCGACCGCGATGTGGAGGCTGACGCGGTGTCATTCCGGTTCGGGGACCGCACGCAGATCAACGGCGTCCCACGTGACAAGGCGGTCGAGGCGATCGTGGACTGGGTTACGCGCCGCGAGAATGCCACGCCCACTGCAGAACTCGTCGTCGTCGACACAGATGCAGGCGAGGGGTGA
- a CDS encoding HIT domain-containing protein, with the protein MQARGDVDPEHTIVDRGVGDPDHLQRLWTPHRMSYIAEAPMKTGRATTTEPFSDIPTMSDEDGLVVARGELVYAVLNLYPYNPGHLMVVPYRRVSELEDLTIEEGAELMAFAQMAIRVIKAVSQPHGFNVGLNLGHSAGGSLAEHLHMHVVPRWGGDANFITIIGDSKVIPQLLRDTRQLLAAEWENQR; encoded by the coding sequence ATGCAGGCGAGGGGTGACGTGGATCCCGAGCACACGATCGTAGACCGCGGGGTCGGCGACCCGGACCATCTGCAGCGGCTGTGGACGCCGCATCGGATGTCCTATATCGCCGAGGCGCCGATGAAAACCGGACGCGCGACCACCACCGAGCCGTTCAGCGACATCCCGACGATGTCCGACGAAGACGGTCTCGTGGTCGCCCGCGGTGAACTGGTCTACGCCGTGCTCAACCTCTACCCGTACAACCCCGGCCACCTGATGGTGGTGCCGTACCGCAGGGTCTCCGAGCTCGAGGACCTCACCATCGAGGAAGGCGCGGAGTTGATGGCATTCGCGCAGATGGCCATTCGGGTCATCAAAGCCGTCTCGCAACCACACGGTTTCAACGTCGGCCTCAACCTCGGTCACTCGGCGGGCGGCAGCCTGGCTGAGCACCTGCACATGCATGTGGTGCCGCGCTGGGGCGGTGACGCCAACTTCATCACGATCATCGGTGACTCCAAGGTCATCCCACAGCTGCTCAGGGACACCCGTCAGCTGCTCGCCGCCGAGTGGGAGAACCAGCGTTGA
- the pgsA gene encoding phosphatidylinositol phosphate synthase, producing MSDFYLMTRAAYAKLSRPVAKGALRLGLTPDSVTILGTAGAVLGALILFPIGQLFAGALVVAFFVLADMLDGAMARERGGGTRFGSVLDATCDRISDGALFCGLLWWAAFGRDSAELVVATMICLVSSQVISYIKARAEASGLSGDGGLIERPERLVIILLGAWLSDLPFVSLPWVLDIAMWVLALASVVTVGQRLHSVRVSNGAMERLASAETSEKPETTEQ from the coding sequence TTGAGCGACTTCTACCTGATGACCCGGGCGGCCTACGCGAAGCTGTCGCGACCGGTGGCCAAAGGCGCGCTGCGGCTGGGTCTGACCCCCGACAGCGTCACCATCCTCGGCACCGCAGGCGCCGTGCTGGGCGCGCTCATCCTGTTCCCCATCGGACAGTTGTTCGCCGGCGCCCTGGTGGTCGCGTTCTTCGTGCTCGCCGACATGCTCGACGGGGCGATGGCCCGCGAACGGGGCGGCGGCACCCGGTTCGGTTCGGTGCTCGACGCCACCTGCGACCGGATCAGCGACGGCGCGTTGTTCTGCGGGTTGCTGTGGTGGGCCGCGTTCGGGCGTGACAGCGCCGAGTTGGTGGTCGCGACGATGATCTGCCTGGTGTCCTCGCAGGTCATCTCGTACATCAAGGCCCGCGCGGAGGCCAGCGGCCTCAGCGGCGACGGCGGGCTGATCGAGCGGCCCGAGCGGCTGGTGATCATCTTGCTGGGTGCATGGTTGTCCGACCTGCCGTTCGTCAGCCTGCCCTGGGTGCTCGACATCGCGATGTGGGTGCTGGCGCTCGCCAGCGTGGTGACGGTGGGCCAGCGGTTGCACAGTGTGCGGGTCTCCAACGGCGCGATGGAGCGCCTCGCGAGCGCCGAGACCAGTGAGAAACCCGAGACCACCGAACAATGA
- a CDS encoding phosphatidylinositol mannoside acyltransferase, with amino-acid sequence MTPHPAGSNSSRGGLIPSPGAWGGYLTDWGYAAGWRLVRAAPEIVARNAFGVGARYSARNGGPQQLRKNLARVIGVAPEQVPDALIRDSLASYARYWREAFRLPSMDHAELGRRLSVNDIDLVWSALEDGRGAVLALPHSGNWDMAGVWLAQNHGSFATVAERLKPESLYNRFLAYRESLGFEVVPLSGGARSPFDVLSDRLRDNGVVCLMADRDLTRSGVQVDFFGEPTRLPAGPAKLALATGAALLPVHCWFEGDGWGMQVYPELDTASGDVTTITQALADRFASNIAAHPADWHMLQPQWLEDLSDERRARLEAT; translated from the coding sequence ATGACACCGCACCCGGCCGGCTCGAACAGCAGTCGCGGTGGCCTCATCCCGTCCCCGGGCGCATGGGGTGGCTACCTCACCGACTGGGGGTATGCCGCCGGTTGGCGACTGGTGCGCGCTGCCCCGGAGATCGTGGCGCGCAATGCCTTCGGCGTCGGCGCTCGATACTCCGCGCGCAACGGTGGACCCCAGCAGCTGCGCAAGAACCTGGCACGGGTGATCGGGGTGGCGCCCGAGCAGGTGCCGGACGCGTTGATTCGTGATTCGCTGGCCTCCTACGCCCGATACTGGCGGGAGGCCTTTCGGTTGCCATCGATGGATCACGCGGAGCTGGGTCGGCGCCTGAGCGTCAACGACATCGACTTGGTGTGGTCGGCGTTGGAGGACGGTCGGGGAGCGGTCCTGGCGTTGCCGCACAGCGGCAACTGGGACATGGCCGGTGTCTGGCTGGCGCAGAACCACGGCTCCTTCGCCACGGTTGCCGAGCGACTCAAGCCCGAATCGCTGTACAACCGGTTCCTCGCCTACCGGGAGAGCCTGGGCTTCGAGGTGGTTCCGCTCTCGGGCGGCGCGCGGTCACCGTTCGACGTGTTGTCCGACCGGCTCCGCGACAACGGCGTGGTGTGTCTGATGGCCGACCGCGACCTGACGCGCTCCGGAGTGCAGGTCGACTTCTTCGGTGAGCCGACCCGGCTGCCCGCGGGCCCGGCCAAGCTCGCGCTGGCCACCGGTGCGGCGTTGTTGCCGGTGCACTGCTGGTTCGAGGGGGACGGGTGGGGCATGCAGGTGTATCCCGAGCTGGACACCGCCTCGGGCGACGTCACGACCATCACCCAGGCGCTTGCGGATCGGTTCGCCAGCAACATCGCCGCGCATCCCGCTGACTGGCACATGCTTCAGCCGCAGTGGCTCGAGGACCTGTCCGACGAGCGCAGGGCGCGGCTGGAGGCCACCTGA
- a CDS encoding glycosyltransferase family 4 protein: MRIGMVCPYSFDVHGGVQAHVLQLAEVMHRDGHDVSVLAPASAEGHGSLPDYVVSGGKSVPIPYNGSVARLRFGPATHRKVKKWLREGEFDVLHLHEPNAPSLSILALNIAEGPIVATFHTSTTKSRTLSVFEPFLRPMNEKIVGRIAVSDLARRWQMEALGSDAVEIPNGVDVASFASAPRLDGYPRPGKTVLFLGRFDEPRKGMSVLIGALPAVVERFPDVEILVVGHGEVDELRDDAGPLADHLRFLGQVTDAEKASALRSADVYCAPNTGGESFGIVLVEAMAAGTAVVASDLDAFRRVLSDGDAGRLVPVDDSAALAAGLIEVLTDDALRTRLVDCATEAVQRYDWSVVAKQIMRVYETVAGAGVKVKVAT, translated from the coding sequence ATGCGCATCGGCATGGTCTGCCCGTACTCGTTCGATGTCCACGGCGGCGTGCAGGCGCACGTCCTGCAGCTCGCCGAGGTGATGCACCGCGATGGGCACGACGTCAGCGTGCTCGCGCCGGCGTCGGCCGAAGGGCACGGCTCCCTGCCGGATTACGTGGTCTCCGGTGGAAAGTCCGTTCCGATCCCGTACAACGGCTCGGTGGCCAGACTGCGCTTCGGGCCGGCCACCCACCGCAAGGTCAAGAAATGGCTCAGGGAAGGCGAATTCGATGTGCTGCACCTGCACGAGCCGAATGCGCCGAGCCTGTCCATCCTGGCGCTGAACATCGCCGAGGGACCGATTGTCGCGACGTTTCACACCTCGACGACGAAGTCGCGGACGCTGTCGGTGTTCGAACCGTTCCTGCGGCCGATGAACGAGAAGATCGTCGGCCGTATCGCGGTGTCCGATCTGGCCAGACGCTGGCAGATGGAAGCGCTCGGCAGCGATGCCGTCGAGATCCCCAACGGCGTCGACGTCGCATCGTTCGCCTCGGCGCCCCGCCTGGACGGATATCCACGTCCCGGCAAGACGGTGCTGTTCCTCGGACGGTTCGACGAGCCGCGCAAGGGCATGAGCGTGCTGATCGGTGCCCTGCCCGCCGTCGTCGAGCGGTTCCCCGACGTCGAGATCCTCGTCGTGGGCCATGGTGAGGTCGACGAGCTTCGCGACGATGCCGGTCCGCTGGCCGATCACCTGCGTTTCCTGGGCCAGGTCACCGACGCCGAGAAGGCGTCGGCGTTGCGCAGTGCGGACGTGTACTGCGCCCCCAACACCGGCGGGGAGAGCTTCGGCATCGTGCTCGTCGAGGCGATGGCCGCGGGCACCGCTGTCGTGGCCAGTGACCTGGACGCGTTCCGGCGGGTCCTGAGCGACGGAGACGCCGGGCGGTTGGTGCCGGTCGACGACTCGGCGGCGCTGGCAGCGGGCCTGATCGAGGTGCTCACCGATGACGCCCTCCGGACGCGCCTCGTCGACTGTGCGACCGAAGCGGTGCAGCGCTACGACTGGTCGGTGGTCGCCAAGCAGATCATGCGGGTGTACGAGACGGTCGCGGGTGCCGGGGTGAAGGTGAAGGTCGCCACATGA